Proteins found in one Lycium ferocissimum isolate CSIRO_LF1 chromosome 6, AGI_CSIRO_Lferr_CH_V1, whole genome shotgun sequence genomic segment:
- the LOC132061075 gene encoding small ubiquitin-related modifier 1-like, whose product MTGDKRNKRPLEEPTDALKLKITSQDGTIVSFKANPSLMMKEIFKAYCKKKQIIDYKTVRFFCDGQRLSPNRTINELGLENDDQIDAMLKRKDREFDKEGSSRAPGSGK is encoded by the exons atgaCCGGAGATAAGAGAAACAAGAGACCATTGGAAGAACCAACTGATGCACTAAAGCTCAAAATTACATCTCAGGATGGTACGATTGTCTCTTTCAAAGCTAATCCTAGTTTAATGATGAAGGaaatattcaaggcttattgtaagaaaaaacaaataatagaTTACAAAACAGTTCGTTTTTTCTGCGATGGCCAACGTCTTTCGCCGAATAGGACTATAAATGAACTTGGGTTAGAAAATGATGATCAGATTGATGCTATGCT GAAAAGGAAGGACCGTGAATTTGATAAAGAAGGTTCATCAAGAGCTCCTGGCAGTGGaaaatga